From Cognatishimia activa, one genomic window encodes:
- a CDS encoding fatty acyl-AMP ligase: MQQFPTLFPTLLNALDHHARDRPNAIMLRRLGFREKPHDELGFADLQQAAQRFARTLCTLTKPHDRVLLAYPSSNAFVIAFLGCLYAGRIAVPVSLGSNARNGERIAAIGKDCDARLLVSPSLNSVGLTCAVPEGCLAVEHATLAEGDDDATLPCAAPSDICFLQYTSGSTGQPKGVIVSHENLTVNLTQIQNAIGHTHSRIVSWLPQFHDMGLIGTMLLPIFAGIQTTYMSPLEFVQRPIRWLQALSEYRAHGSVAPNFGFSYVLDRLRPGDLEGLDLSCVTTLMCGSEPINADVLDRFVKSLAACGLAETAPMPTYGLAEATLMVSAHPRSSRIRTLRPELDGPIAYKGTTELVACGYPATGLDLRILDEQGRDCPEGVEGEITVGGANVCVGYWGKTPHTGLARTGDLGFLWDGELFVTGRKKDLIILRGRNLYPTDIETLSESCTPRAGANSCAAIGLTSTDGTESLVVAQEIPAASMRDLDPDALRTDIAGRILDHLGIVPAQVLLLRSNTLPRTTSGKISRFGLKAALKRGEIDEAFSTHATQTGILHA, translated from the coding sequence ATGCAACAGTTTCCCACTCTCTTTCCCACGTTGCTCAATGCGCTAGATCATCACGCCAGGGATCGCCCAAATGCGATCATGCTGCGGCGGTTGGGATTTCGCGAAAAACCACATGATGAATTGGGATTTGCTGATCTACAGCAGGCTGCACAACGCTTCGCCCGGACCCTTTGCACATTGACGAAGCCACATGATCGGGTGCTTCTGGCCTATCCGTCGAGCAATGCATTTGTCATTGCGTTTCTGGGGTGTCTTTATGCTGGACGGATTGCCGTTCCCGTCAGCCTCGGAAGCAATGCGCGCAACGGAGAACGTATCGCAGCAATTGGCAAGGATTGCGATGCGCGGCTGCTTGTCAGCCCATCCCTGAACAGCGTGGGCCTGACTTGCGCGGTTCCCGAAGGTTGTTTGGCAGTAGAGCACGCCACCCTTGCCGAGGGAGACGATGATGCTACGCTTCCCTGCGCTGCGCCAAGTGACATTTGCTTTTTGCAGTATACAAGCGGTTCGACCGGCCAGCCAAAGGGCGTGATCGTCAGCCATGAGAACCTGACGGTCAATCTTACGCAAATCCAAAACGCTATTGGCCACACCCATAGTCGCATAGTTAGCTGGCTGCCGCAGTTCCATGATATGGGCTTGATCGGCACTATGCTCTTGCCCATCTTCGCAGGCATTCAAACCACCTACATGTCACCGTTGGAATTCGTTCAGCGCCCAATTCGTTGGTTGCAGGCGCTATCCGAGTACCGCGCCCATGGGTCTGTTGCTCCAAATTTCGGGTTCTCTTACGTCCTAGATCGGTTACGCCCAGGCGACTTGGAAGGGCTAGATCTGAGCTGTGTTACCACACTGATGTGTGGCTCGGAGCCGATCAATGCTGATGTGCTCGACAGGTTTGTGAAATCACTTGCCGCTTGTGGGTTGGCCGAAACGGCACCCATGCCAACCTATGGACTGGCCGAAGCAACCTTGATGGTGTCCGCGCATCCGCGCAGCTCGCGCATCCGCACCTTGCGACCAGAGTTAGACGGTCCAATTGCCTACAAGGGTACAACTGAACTTGTTGCATGCGGATATCCTGCTACTGGCTTGGATCTGCGCATCCTTGATGAGCAAGGGCGGGACTGCCCTGAAGGTGTCGAAGGTGAGATCACAGTTGGCGGCGCCAACGTATGCGTCGGATATTGGGGCAAAACGCCCCATACTGGGCTCGCGCGCACTGGAGATCTTGGCTTTCTTTGGGACGGAGAACTATTCGTCACCGGTCGCAAGAAAGATCTCATCATTTTGCGTGGACGCAACCTTTATCCAACCGATATCGAGACGCTAAGCGAATCCTGTACTCCACGTGCTGGCGCCAATTCCTGTGCCGCCATAGGTCTGACATCAACAGATGGAACGGAGTCACTGGTTGTTGCGCAGGAAATACCTGCCGCCTCGATGCGCGATCTGGATCCGGACGCATTGCGAACCGATATCGCAGGACGCATTTTGGATCACTTGGGCATAGTGCCGGCGCAAGTTCTGCTTTTGCGCAGCAATACCCTACCGCGCACCACCAGCGGTAAAATTTCTCGCTTTGGGCTGAAGGCCGCGCTCAAACGCGGCGAAATTGACGAAGCCTTTTCTACCCACGCAACCCAAACTGGAATACTTCATGCCTGA
- a CDS encoding acyl carrier protein, with product MPDTITQPALAEILADALADIVETSSGTRPATVNRDASLTSFGLDSLAMVNLVTLIEERLDIELEPELAFNYPTINALADFIGQMQRVPHAQE from the coding sequence ATGCCTGATACGATCACGCAGCCCGCTCTTGCTGAAATCCTTGCGGATGCACTAGCCGATATCGTCGAGACCAGCAGCGGCACGCGACCCGCAACGGTGAATCGCGACGCGTCCTTGACGTCTTTCGGACTGGATTCTTTGGCCATGGTCAATCTAGTGACATTGATCGAAGAGCGATTGGACATCGAACTCGAGCCGGAGCTGGCCTTCAACTATCCCACGATTAATGCATTGGCCGATTTTATCGGCCAGATGCAGAGGGTACCACATGCCCAAGAATGA